The Bordetella sp. FB-8 genome includes a window with the following:
- a CDS encoding glucosyltransferase domain-containing protein → MNTSPAQSATQNLDVPRWNRPVFKAALILNGIVAYCILHADRLYVDDLGRVHSGYTGWTGDGRPLTTLVMQSLNMGTPLTDLTPLPQILAVLLLAWCAMLVARKFAIRDAATATLVAFPLGASPFFLENLSYKFDVLTMVLALTLAVAAVCETPWRGRRMGWGALCLLGTLCLYQPALNAFLVLSVLEFLYLMWRDATPGTLARQVLGRLAQAVAAMIPYKIIADVILRNPYASYHAALLRPGQWSALSDNVLSYWELIREGLSETGSWPLRAALALGLVIALMFGLRYAARSWRYCSLAGRIGLVVLVPIIPVALTLSALGPLLFLSEAVIEPRILVGIGALISACLVLLCIYWRETVPWAGLRRYGLWTLLGLPAYSMLLLAAVYGYAMQAQNSYEHRISASLADDFVNINQRYAARGVDLEHYVLNGTAGYPPVLNLTMKKYPFLRRLVPIYLTSGWGWVRDLLGQYRMRETMDTLPGSLSDAVSHQCDNPPVRITSNYKLYVVGSIVVVSFNNAVQCTFDQLQQPVAPLKHLGIPKGKLPQ, encoded by the coding sequence ATGAATACTTCTCCAGCACAAAGCGCTACACAGAATCTGGACGTCCCGCGCTGGAACAGGCCAGTCTTCAAGGCCGCGCTGATTCTGAATGGCATCGTCGCCTATTGCATCCTGCATGCCGACCGCCTCTACGTGGACGACCTGGGCCGAGTGCATAGCGGCTACACGGGCTGGACGGGCGATGGCCGGCCGCTGACCACACTGGTCATGCAGTCGCTCAACATGGGCACACCCTTGACCGATCTGACGCCGCTGCCGCAGATCCTGGCCGTGCTGCTTCTTGCCTGGTGCGCCATGCTGGTCGCCCGCAAATTCGCGATCCGCGATGCCGCGACAGCGACACTGGTCGCCTTTCCGCTGGGCGCCAGCCCCTTCTTCCTGGAAAACTTGTCGTACAAATTCGACGTGCTGACCATGGTGCTGGCCCTGACCTTGGCCGTTGCGGCGGTCTGCGAGACGCCGTGGCGCGGACGCAGAATGGGGTGGGGCGCGCTCTGCCTGTTGGGCACGCTGTGCCTGTACCAGCCCGCGCTCAATGCCTTCCTGGTCTTGAGCGTGCTGGAGTTCCTCTACCTGATGTGGCGCGATGCCACGCCCGGCACGCTCGCGCGCCAGGTGCTGGGCCGTCTGGCCCAGGCGGTGGCGGCGATGATTCCTTACAAAATCATCGCCGATGTGATCCTGCGCAACCCTTATGCCAGCTACCACGCTGCCTTGCTGCGCCCCGGACAGTGGTCGGCCTTGTCCGACAATGTGCTGAGCTATTGGGAGCTGATACGCGAGGGCTTGAGCGAGACCGGCTCCTGGCCTTTGAGGGCGGCGCTGGCGCTGGGCCTGGTCATCGCCCTGATGTTCGGGCTGCGCTATGCGGCCCGCTCCTGGCGGTACTGTAGTCTGGCCGGACGCATTGGTCTCGTGGTGCTTGTTCCGATCATTCCGGTGGCGTTGACCCTCAGTGCCCTGGGGCCTCTGCTGTTTCTCAGCGAGGCCGTGATCGAGCCGCGCATCCTGGTGGGTATCGGGGCCTTGATCTCGGCCTGTCTGGTGCTGCTGTGCATATATTGGCGTGAAACCGTGCCTTGGGCTGGCCTGCGGCGCTACGGCCTGTGGACGCTTCTGGGGCTGCCGGCCTACAGCATGCTGCTCCTGGCAGCAGTCTACGGCTATGCCATGCAGGCGCAGAACAGCTATGAACACCGTATCAGCGCCAGCCTGGCTGATGACTTCGTCAACATCAACCAACGCTATGCGGCGCGCGGTGTCGACCTGGAGCACTATGTTTTGAACGGCACGGCCGGATATCCGCCGGTGCTCAACCTGACGATGAAAAAGTATCCCTTCCTGCGGCGCTTGGTCCCCATCTATCTGACCTCGGGCTGGGGGTGGGTGCGCGATCTGCTGGGCCAGTACCGCATGCGCGAGACCATGGACACGCTGCCGGGCAGCTTGAGCGACGCCGTCAGCCATCAATGCGACAACCCGCCTGTGCGCATTACCTCCAACTACAAGCTCTATGTGGTGGGTTCCATCGTGGTGGTGTCTTTCAATAATGCGGTGCAATGCACGTTCGATCAATTGCAGCAACCCGTGGCCCCTCTCAAGCACTTGGGCATCCCGAAGGGCAAGCTGCCGCAGTGA
- a CDS encoding PA0069 family radical SAM protein, translating to MANIDRSSFAVSAGSGSPATAPAALRGRGAVTNVGHRYQSDTRVEPLENEWAVEAADDCVGEEGDAAPAPLTQVRPEQVRTLLSRNDSPDIPFELAINPYRGCEHGCAYCYARPTHAYLGYSPGLDFETKLTAKVNAVSALRADLAKRSHRVSPINLGSATDIYQPIERQWRLTRGLLELMLETRHPVTLVTKNALVERDLDLLTALAERNLVMVYVSITTLDADMARTLEPRASAPWRRLQAVRTLTAAGVPVGVLAAPMIPFINDAFLEAILAEAAGAGARWGSYTVIRLPWEVHAVFEQWLRTHFPDRAERVLHRIEDLRGGRRNDPRFGTRMRGTGLWADLLRQRFSLAARKHGLNLTPRAQLDCQQFVPPVTRILSVRSTPTSPQLSLFV from the coding sequence ATGGCAAACATCGATCGTTCCTCTTTCGCTGTTTCCGCCGGTTCTGGGTCCCCGGCTACCGCCCCCGCCGCTTTGCGCGGTCGGGGTGCGGTTACTAACGTGGGGCACCGCTACCAGTCGGATACCCGTGTCGAACCTCTCGAAAACGAGTGGGCGGTCGAGGCTGCCGACGACTGTGTCGGCGAGGAGGGCGACGCTGCGCCGGCTCCTCTGACGCAAGTGCGCCCCGAGCAGGTCCGCACGCTGCTCTCCCGTAACGATTCCCCCGATATTCCCTTCGAACTGGCCATCAACCCCTACCGGGGCTGCGAACACGGCTGCGCCTATTGCTACGCGCGCCCTACGCATGCCTATCTGGGGTACTCGCCCGGACTCGATTTCGAAACCAAGCTGACCGCCAAGGTCAACGCCGTCTCGGCGCTGCGCGCCGATCTGGCCAAGCGCAGTCATCGTGTCTCCCCCATCAATTTGGGTTCGGCTACCGACATCTACCAGCCCATCGAGCGGCAATGGCGCCTGACGCGCGGACTGCTCGAACTCATGCTCGAAACCCGCCACCCGGTCACCCTGGTCACCAAGAATGCCCTGGTCGAACGCGACCTTGATCTGCTCACCGCTCTTGCCGAGCGCAATCTGGTCATGGTCTACGTCAGTATCACCACGCTCGATGCGGACATGGCACGCACGCTCGAACCCCGGGCGTCGGCGCCCTGGCGCCGGCTGCAGGCCGTGCGCACCTTGACGGCCGCCGGCGTGCCGGTCGGGGTGCTGGCAGCGCCCATGATTCCCTTCATCAACGACGCCTTCCTCGAAGCCATACTGGCTGAGGCGGCCGGGGCAGGTGCCCGCTGGGGCAGCTACACCGTGATCCGGTTGCCCTGGGAAGTCCACGCGGTGTTCGAGCAGTGGCTGCGCACGCATTTCCCCGACCGTGCCGAACGCGTCCTGCACCGCATCGAGGACTTGCGCGGCGGCCGTCGCAACGATCCACGCTTCGGTACCCGTATGCGCGGCACTGGCCTTTGGGCAGACCTGTTGCGCCAGCGATTTTCGCTTGCAGCGCGCAAGCACGGCCTGAACCTCACCCCCCGGGCGCAGCTCGACTGCCAGCAGTTCGTTCCTCCTGTCACCCGCATTCTCAGTGTCCGCAGTACCCCGACGTCTCCCCAGTTGTCCCTGTTCGTTTAA
- a CDS encoding peroxiredoxin, whose amino-acid sequence MAQLRLGDVAPDFEQQSSSGPIRFYEYLGNSWGVLFSHPADFTPVCTTELGYTAKLASEFARRNVKVLALSVDGAQSHKDWIHDINDTQSTTVNFPILADEDRKVSELYDMIHPNASATATVRSVFIVDPAKKVRLIITYPASTGRNFNEILRVIDSLQLTDSHSVATPVNWQDGDDVIIVPSLKDEAVLKEKFPKGYKAVRPYLRITPQPNK is encoded by the coding sequence ATGGCACAGCTACGCCTGGGCGACGTCGCCCCCGATTTCGAACAGCAATCTTCCTCCGGCCCCATTCGTTTTTACGAATACCTGGGCAACAGCTGGGGCGTGCTGTTCTCGCATCCCGCCGACTTCACACCAGTGTGCACCACCGAACTGGGCTATACCGCCAAGCTTGCCAGCGAGTTTGCCCGGCGCAACGTCAAGGTGTTGGCCTTGTCGGTGGATGGTGCCCAGTCGCACAAGGACTGGATCCACGACATCAACGATACGCAATCGACCACGGTGAACTTTCCCATCCTGGCCGACGAAGACCGCAAGGTTTCCGAACTCTACGACATGATCCACCCCAATGCCAGCGCCACGGCCACGGTGCGCTCGGTATTCATCGTCGACCCGGCCAAGAAGGTGCGGCTCATCATCACCTATCCGGCCAGCACAGGGCGCAATTTCAATGAGATCCTGCGCGTGATCGATTCGCTGCAGCTGACCGACAGCCACAGCGTGGCCACGCCGGTGAACTGGCAGGACGGCGACGACGTGATCATCGTGCCTTCGCTCAAGGACGAGGCCGTGCTCAAGGAAAAATTCCCCAAAGGCTACAAGGCCGTGCGGCCCTATCTGCGCATCACGCCGCAACCCAACAAGTGA
- a CDS encoding electron transfer flavoprotein subunit alpha/FixB family protein, translated as MTILVIAEHDNVHLKGATLNTVAAAAGIQKYAGGEVHVLVAGSSVRAVADAAAQVAGVAKVLLADAPHLADGLAENLQAQVLAIASSYSHILFPATASGKNVAPRVAAKLDVAQISDIIGVESADTFVRPIYAGNAIATVQSGDAVKVITVRTTGFDAVAATGGSAAVEPLAAAADSGLSSFVGREVAKSDRPELAGAKVVVSGGRGMGSAENFKILEPLADKLGAAMGASRAAVDAGYAPNDWQVGQTGKIVAPQLYVAVGISGAIQHLAGMKDSKVIVAINKDPEAPIFGVADYGLVGDLFQLVPELAEAL; from the coding sequence ATGACGATCCTGGTTATTGCCGAACACGATAACGTCCACCTGAAGGGCGCGACGCTGAACACGGTGGCCGCGGCAGCGGGGATACAAAAATACGCCGGCGGCGAGGTGCACGTGCTGGTGGCGGGCAGCAGCGTGCGCGCCGTCGCCGATGCCGCCGCGCAGGTCGCGGGCGTGGCCAAGGTGCTGCTGGCCGACGCGCCGCATCTGGCCGACGGCCTGGCCGAGAACCTGCAGGCCCAGGTGCTGGCCATTGCCTCGAGTTACAGCCACATCCTGTTCCCGGCCACGGCCTCGGGCAAGAACGTGGCCCCGCGCGTGGCGGCCAAGCTGGATGTGGCGCAAATTTCGGACATCATCGGCGTGGAATCGGCCGATACCTTCGTGCGCCCGATCTACGCGGGCAACGCGATCGCCACCGTGCAGTCGGGCGATGCGGTCAAGGTGATCACGGTGCGCACGACGGGCTTTGACGCGGTGGCCGCCACGGGCGGTTCGGCTGCGGTGGAGCCGCTGGCCGCCGCCGCCGATTCGGGGCTTTCCAGCTTCGTGGGCCGCGAGGTGGCCAAGAGTGACCGCCCCGAACTGGCAGGCGCCAAGGTCGTGGTCTCGGGCGGTCGCGGCATGGGCAGCGCCGAGAATTTCAAGATTCTCGAACCGCTGGCCGACAAACTGGGCGCGGCCATGGGCGCCTCGCGCGCGGCAGTCGATGCGGGCTACGCGCCCAACGACTGGCAGGTGGGCCAAACGGGCAAAATCGTCGCGCCGCAGCTATACGTGGCCGTGGGCATTTCGGGCGCGATCCAGCACCTGGCCGGCATGAAGGATTCGAAGGTGATCGTGGCGATCAACAAGGATCCTGAGGCGCCGATCTTCGGCGTGGCAGACTACGGCCTGGTGGGCGACCTGTTCCAGCTCGTGCCCGAGTTGGCCGAGGCGCTTTAA
- the rplS gene encoding 50S ribosomal protein L19: MNLIQTLEQEEIARLTGGKAMPDFGPGDTVIVNVNVVEGTRKRVQAFEGVVIARRNRGLNSSFIVRKISSGEAVERTFQLYSPQIASIEIKRRGDVRRAKLYYLRSRSGKSARIKEKLVSKTQRQAQA; encoded by the coding sequence ATGAATCTCATCCAAACTCTCGAGCAGGAAGAAATTGCTCGCCTGACCGGCGGCAAAGCCATGCCTGACTTTGGCCCCGGCGATACCGTGATCGTCAACGTGAACGTGGTCGAAGGCACCCGCAAGCGCGTGCAGGCTTTCGAAGGCGTGGTCATCGCTCGTCGCAACCGTGGCCTGAACTCGTCCTTCATCGTGCGCAAGATCTCGTCGGGCGAAGCGGTTGAACGTACCTTCCAGCTGTATTCGCCGCAGATCGCTTCGATCGAAATCAAACGCCGCGGCGACGTGCGCCGTGCCAAGCTGTACTACCTGCGCAGCCGTTCGGGCAAGTCGGCTCGCATCAAGGAAAAGCTGGTCAGCAAGACCCAGCGGCAAGCCCAGGCCTGA
- a CDS encoding acyl-CoA dehydrogenase: protein MAYQVPLQDIRFTLNELAGLSDVLGLPNQEEIGPDLVDAILEENARLVEEVVAPLNAQGDRQPPVWQDGRVHVLPAWAKAYAQYGEGGWQGLPHPVRWGGQGLPKLVAAPVHESFQSASLAFTLCPMLTDAVIEALLTVGSQAQQQRYLPKLVSGQWSGTMNLTEPQAGSDLALIASRAVRQNEGSYRLYGQKIFITYGEHDQAENIVHLVLARTPDAPPGVKGISLFIVPKFLVEDDGSLGKRNDIWCAKLEHKLGIHASPTCELIYGSGKGEVGEGAVAYLVGEERRGLEYMFIMMNAARFAVGQQGVAVAERAYQHARDYALGRIQSRAVEGSAGPVAIAHHPDVQRMLLTMQALTEAARSVSYVAAAAHDLGAHHPDAAVRASQQALYEYLVPVVKGFSTEAAVEVASLGIQVHGGMGFMEEAGAAQYYRDARILPIYEGTTAIQANDFVGRKIARDGGAAAHACITAMRETLKFVAAQAQKADAGDRDALELLRLNFEQAICAYEDAVAYVVQNAAGQIRAVYSGSVPLLMLAGTVHGGWQMARAALVCRRHLAAGSTDAYHRRKLATSLFYAAHILPRALSLSAAVRGGAIADACGMQWEKASIT, encoded by the coding sequence TTGGCCTATCAGGTTCCACTGCAGGACATACGTTTCACGCTCAACGAGCTGGCTGGCCTGTCCGATGTGCTCGGGCTGCCGAACCAGGAGGAGATCGGCCCCGATCTGGTCGACGCGATACTTGAAGAAAACGCCCGGTTGGTCGAGGAGGTGGTGGCGCCGTTGAACGCGCAGGGCGATCGTCAACCGCCTGTCTGGCAGGACGGCCGGGTGCATGTGCTGCCTGCCTGGGCGAAGGCTTACGCTCAGTATGGCGAGGGCGGCTGGCAAGGTCTGCCGCACCCCGTGCGGTGGGGCGGACAGGGCCTACCCAAGCTGGTGGCGGCACCGGTGCATGAAAGCTTCCAATCAGCCAGCCTGGCCTTCACGCTGTGTCCCATGCTGACCGATGCGGTAATTGAGGCGCTGCTAACGGTGGGCAGTCAGGCGCAGCAGCAGCGCTATCTGCCCAAGCTGGTCAGCGGCCAGTGGTCGGGTACCATGAATCTGACCGAACCGCAGGCCGGCTCGGACCTGGCCCTGATCGCTTCACGCGCCGTGCGCCAGAACGAGGGCAGCTACCGGCTTTACGGCCAGAAAATATTCATCACCTACGGCGAGCACGACCAGGCCGAGAACATCGTGCATCTGGTGCTGGCGCGCACGCCGGACGCGCCGCCGGGCGTGAAGGGCATCTCGCTTTTCATCGTGCCCAAGTTCCTGGTCGAGGACGACGGCAGTCTGGGCAAGCGCAACGACATCTGGTGTGCCAAGCTCGAACATAAGTTGGGCATACACGCCAGCCCGACCTGTGAACTGATCTACGGTTCGGGCAAGGGCGAAGTGGGCGAGGGCGCAGTGGCCTATCTGGTGGGCGAGGAAAGGCGCGGCCTGGAATACATGTTCATCATGATGAACGCGGCGCGTTTTGCGGTGGGGCAGCAGGGCGTCGCGGTGGCCGAGCGGGCCTATCAGCATGCGCGCGATTATGCTCTGGGGCGCATCCAGAGCCGCGCCGTGGAGGGTTCGGCCGGCCCGGTGGCGATTGCGCACCACCCCGACGTGCAGCGCATGCTGCTGACCATGCAGGCCCTGACCGAGGCGGCACGATCCGTCTCCTACGTGGCTGCGGCGGCTCACGATTTGGGCGCACACCATCCCGACGCGGCCGTGCGCGCGAGCCAGCAGGCCCTGTACGAATACCTGGTGCCCGTGGTGAAGGGTTTTTCCACCGAAGCGGCCGTGGAGGTGGCTTCGCTGGGCATCCAGGTGCACGGCGGCATGGGTTTCATGGAAGAGGCCGGCGCGGCCCAGTATTACCGCGATGCCCGCATCCTGCCCATCTACGAAGGTACCACGGCCATCCAGGCCAATGACTTCGTGGGCCGCAAGATCGCGCGCGACGGCGGCGCGGCGGCCCACGCTTGCATTACCGCCATGCGCGAGACGCTCAAGTTTGTGGCGGCTCAGGCGCAGAAGGCCGATGCCGGTGACCGCGACGCGCTAGAGCTGCTGCGTCTGAATTTCGAGCAGGCCATCTGTGCCTATGAAGATGCCGTGGCCTATGTGGTGCAGAACGCCGCAGGACAGATCAGGGCGGTGTATTCGGGCAGCGTGCCCTTGCTGATGCTGGCGGGCACGGTGCATGGCGGCTGGCAGATGGCGCGCGCGGCTCTGGTCTGCCGCAGGCACCTGGCCGCGGGTTCCACCGATGCCTATCACCGCCGCAAACTGGCGACCAGCCTGTTCTATGCCGCGCATATCCTGCCGCGCGCGCTGAGTCTGTCGGCCGCGGTGCGCGGCGGCGCTATTGCCGATGCGTGCGGCATGCAATGGGAAAAGGCCAGCATTACATAA
- a CDS encoding electron transfer flavoprotein subunit beta/FixA family protein, producing the protein MKVLVPVKRVVDYNVKVRVKSDQTGVDIANVKMSMNPFDEIAVEEATRLKESGKATEVVAVSCGVAQAQETLRTALAIGADRGILVQTDAELQPLAVAKLLKALAEKEAPQLIILGKQAIDDDANQTGQMLAALLGWPQATFASKIELGDGSATVTREVDGGLETIKIKLPAIVTTDLRLNEPRYVTLPNIMKAKKKPLETLTPADLGVDPAPRIKTLKVTDPPARKAGIKVADVAALVDKLKNEAKVV; encoded by the coding sequence ATGAAGGTGCTTGTACCCGTCAAGCGCGTGGTTGACTACAACGTCAAGGTGCGCGTCAAGAGCGATCAGACCGGTGTCGATATCGCCAATGTAAAGATGTCGATGAATCCGTTCGACGAGATCGCGGTGGAAGAAGCCACGCGGTTGAAGGAATCGGGCAAGGCCACCGAAGTGGTGGCGGTGTCGTGCGGCGTGGCCCAGGCGCAGGAAACCCTGCGCACGGCGCTGGCCATTGGCGCGGACCGCGGCATCCTGGTGCAGACCGACGCCGAACTGCAGCCGCTGGCAGTAGCCAAGCTGCTCAAGGCGCTGGCCGAGAAGGAAGCCCCGCAACTGATCATCCTGGGCAAGCAGGCCATCGACGACGACGCCAACCAGACCGGCCAGATGCTGGCCGCGCTGCTGGGCTGGCCTCAGGCCACCTTCGCCAGCAAGATTGAACTGGGTGATGGTTCGGCCACGGTGACCCGAGAAGTGGACGGCGGCCTTGAGACGATCAAGATCAAGCTGCCCGCCATCGTCACCACCGACTTGCGCCTGAACGAGCCGCGCTACGTGACGCTGCCCAACATCATGAAGGCCAAGAAAAAGCCGCTCGAGACGCTGACTCCGGCCGACCTGGGCGTCGATCCAGCTCCGCGCATCAAGACGCTGAAGGTGACCGATCCGCCGGCGCGCAAGGCCGGCATCAAGGTGGCTGACGTGGCCGCGCTGGTGGACAAGCTCAAGAACGAAGCGAAGGTGGTGTGA